A stretch of Branchiostoma lanceolatum isolate klBraLanc5 chromosome 14, klBraLanc5.hap2, whole genome shotgun sequence DNA encodes these proteins:
- the LOC136448843 gene encoding disks large homolog 5-like isoform X5 — protein MSGGSKGSKHNTMGSHPSQSDEITLLSLQLQKMQGERDNLRRKIKVYESGSKPLSSHDYERINAQCSEAMAELDSLKRQHVNTVERCDQAIKEADYHRNLENKLMHEQTELRHEMEVLKQHEMEAVSDRNRYLQELNELKRIREEEQQEMEDLRNQQRQVIRESGSSEILNQMYDTAVNKLDDLRKDYDTLRRRYADLMAKYSTSISRLEKAEEDNRRLKAEKEAFQDERNAAINERNCLKQQCTAAIRGYDKALRERDQALEANKQLQQQLDEAKNEVSQAMTMRLNVTKDLARVTEERNAAVQEYQLVMSERDTVHREIEQLQEKLNNTEKMLKETSQNKRATLDEIESLRRDVDNAHHERDQAVRERSDLLDRCYSEAFNKEKTQKELDEARNRFEMMKQERDIARQERSEALDHRDQILLEFHEAQQKKEALSTECDQVSKELELMKKRVEALESDYREALSEADIAKRRRDWAFQERDKIVSERESIRTLCDKLRRERDRAVSDLAEAMRDSDEYKKQRNDTVREVKELRERLESMLEKEARMKQLMAHHSRDSAIDADSQEWEMETVEFKRDRSDMDMSELGFDIGVGSEDVHSPNDSPIIVTKVNKGSVVDGRLRENDRLLQVNDVPLTNADRSTALQAVRNCGRVINMVVKRRRLSSGKLLQPVHLNLTGGKDIGMSFDSGIFISNIVPGGVAAKEGLSVGDRIINVSQINGASVENKSVTEVSRLIQDSGDNIVLHVMKSSISQAPSLLNSSCTSSGHTISDSERRESPRPAFESIPSAEELSPVKSSEDSPRPSLVAGVNEIDRNSDVVRERDVVKQEVYHPRQDSFRGQTDQYRHAKQNSFHSLHEKQEQDAYHSMHDLYPPPPMVHDASPDSHHLSPPDNHHSTSRDSQHPLHEQPPPRPEPPRVAIHDSHPDPLHPSLLDCHHASMQEPQCTDYDTPPPCPPPPPESAFEKPFQPTHAHAATTNILPSSIPREKVSKVSSGTWPKIREPTDFAEKQYVNIYMSDRRKLPPKRPGIIGHFSPQEYKRGGPPTPPSRNSSGSFMAKYMHAHQSSDSSNATLTPPTSPNTSSATVSPRQTPPQSTVKKVLPEAIPSVPSRDHVPTSHYPSASFDGSVDYSIVSVRDDSVESLSSRQRQRPKSAPSQRQELTYYVDPAGQTFKRTVDVSPQGHPRNLEAVLSPRVSLSTKTINPRVPTDITRYLNASSQQIPASAASTAVVRIRPTVPVYIASSRPSTASQPRHPPPEYQKQYSYPMDERRASHSPVSRRDFHPSHEPSPSYDIAITHSRIHGRLPPERHSFESFHDPSAGIYTSPPDHHSMGSREFAGSNSSTNTFPATKASRISFPSNSRTISNTRYRVSKTSLETGTSSGRSSPIMTPPATPTIPGEPTRGSLSSIKGSSQSITQTRRNRSDEPRYVTIEKGSEQLGISIKSGPYGGIFVSKVMEGSIAQQAGLEYGDRMLEYNGINLRNATEEQAALVLSQSEPGDKITMLVQYDPKKYEGKVSSSTTSLPSASGRSTPIGTPASTRTNSPIPSRSLQEFPQADMSGRMTTPRARSLSPVIPEETITTPPSEPRFVFLKKTSPDLGISLVGGNAVGIFVSEVKPNSPASGPSGLFPADQVLEFNGVNLRQATAEQATMELMKPAEKVTILAQYNLAKFKKIKNLPGDAFYIRVLFDRLAENDGELTMRKDDILFVENTMPQGMMGLWKAWAIDEEGNKIECGLIPSKTALEQELARKKSMSEIAGEEELKSASARRNSATARRSFFRRKKHQRNNSKDSRELGSLSDSVSSESIPIQEAYGSPSHESLPCKWLRSILGSRGDIPSASLVTDEDSYGSLASYQRVERLDYHVPRPLVLLGPVWEAVADKLVLDNTDRFTKCVPEVMKVSPQSMEKGLTDNIFVDFRRRGSSFECTTAAAVKEICERSRHSILDIDILAIERLHRLQLYPIVLFMKWKGAKQIRETKDPRFLREKLTNKQAREMFEEGQRLEQDFSRYFTANIAGGSLTSMCEQIRIIVDQEQNKTLWIPSGSL, from the exons ATGTCAGGGGGATCCAAAGGGTCCAAGCACAACACCATGGGGAGCCACCCCTCCCAGAGCGATGAGATCACCCTGCTCAGCCTGCAGCTTCAGAAGATGCAGGGCGAGCGGGACAATCTCCGCCGGAAGATCAAAGTGTACGAGAGCGGCTCTAAACCGCTGAGTAGCCATGACTACGAGCGCATCAATGCACAATGCTCGGAGGCCATGGCTGAGCTGGATTCCCTGAAGCGACAGCATGTGAATACGGTAGAGAGGTGTGACCAGGCGATCAAGGAGGCAGACTATCACAGGAACCTGGAAAACAAACTCATGCACGAGCAGACGGAGTTAAGACACGAAATGGAGGTACTGAAGCAGCACGAGATGGAAGCGGTCTCCGACAGGAACCGCTATCTTCAGGAACTGAACGAGTTGAAGCGTATCCGAGAGGAAGAGCAACAGGAGATGGAGGACTTGCGCAACCAGCAGAGGCAGGTCATACGGGAAAGTGGCTCCTCAGAGATCCTGAACCAAATGTACGACACTGCCGTGAACAAACTGGACGATTTAAGGAAAGACTACGACACCTTGAGAAGACGCTATGCAGACTTGATGGCTAAATACAGTACCTCCATCAGTCGTCTTGAAAAGGCCGAGGAGGACAATCGCAGGCTAAAGGCAGAGAAAGAAGCATTCCAAGACGAGAGGAACGCGGCCATTAACGAAAGAAACTGCCTAAAACAGCAATGTACGGCTGCCATCCGTGGCTACGACAAGGCTTTACGGGAACGAGACCAAGCGCTGGAGGCAAACAAGCAGCTTCAGCAGCAGCTGGACGAGGCTAAAAATGAGGTGAGTCAGGCCATGACCATGAGACTTAATGTGACAAAAGACCTGGCCAGGGTGACAGAGGAGAGAAATGCGGCCGTGCAGGAGTACCAACTGGTGATGAGCGAAAGAGACACGGTGCACAGGGAAATAGAACAACTCCAGGAAAAACTGAACAACACCGAGAAGATGCTGAAGGAGACAAGTCAGAACAAGAGAGCTACCCTCGACGAGATCGAGAGCTTGAGACGGGACGTGGATAATGCCCATCACGAGCGTGACCAAGCAGTGAGGGAAAGAAGTGATCTACTCGATCGCTGCTACAGCGAGGCCTTCAACAAAGAGAAGACCCAGAAGGAGCTAGACGAGGCTCGGAACCGCTTCGAGATGATGAAACAGGAGAGGGACATCGCCCGCCAAGAGCGATCCGAAGCCCTCGACCACAGGGACCAGATTCTGTTGGAGTTCCACGAGGCTCAGCAGAAAAAGGAAGCCCTCTCCACGGAGTGCGATCAAGTCAGCAAAGAGTTAGAACTGATGAAGAAGAGGGTCGAAGCACTCGAGAGCGACTATCGAGAAGCTCTGAGCGAGGCTGACATCGCCAAACGCAGGAGAGACTGGGCCTTCCAGGAAAGGGACAAGATTGTTTCGGAGAGGGAGAGTATTCGGACTCTGTGTGATAAATTAAGACGAGAGAGAGACCGTGCTGTCAGTGACCTCGCCGAGGCCATGAGGGACTCAGACGAGTACAAAAAACAACGCAATGATACGGTTCGAGAGGTCAAAGAACTGAG GGAGCGGTTGGAGAGTATGCTTGAGAAGGAGGCTCGCATGAAGCAGCTGATGGCTCATCACAGCAGGGACTCCGCCATCGATGCAGACAGCCAGGAGTGGGAGATGGAGACTGTGGAGTTCAAGAGAGACAGG aGTGACATGGACATGTCAGAGCTGGGGTTTGACATCGGAGTTGGCAGCGAAGATGTCCACAGTCCTAACGACTCCCCCATCATTGTCACCAAGGTCAACAAGGGCAGTGTGGTGGATGGTAGACTCAG AGAAAATGACCGCTTGTTGCAAGTAAACGATGTGCCACTGACCAATGCAGACCGCAGCACGGCCCTGCAGGCTGTCCGGAACTGTGGCCGGGTCATCAATATG GTTGTTAAGAGAAGACGTCTGTCAAGTGGAAAATTGTTGCAGCCAGTTCACCTCAACCTCACAGGTGGAAAAG ACATTGGCATGAGTTTTGATTCAGGGATCTTCATCAGTAACATTGTACCTGGTGGAGTGGCGGCGAAGGAGGGCCTGTCTGTGGGGGACAGGATCATCAATGTGAGTCAG ATCAATGGTGCTTCAGTGGAGAACAAGTCTGTTACGGAGGTGAGTCGCCTTATCCAGGACAGCGGGGACAACATCGTTCTCCATGTCATGAAGAGTAGCATCTCCCAGGCTCCGTCCTTACTCAACAGCAGCTGCACCTCCAGTGGACACACCATTTCCGACAGCGAGAGGCGGGAATCCCCGCGACCCGCCTTTGAGTCGATACCCTCTGCCGAGGAGCTCAGTCCTGTGAAGAGTTCCGAGGACAGCCCGCGACCCTCCCTCGTCGCAGGCGTGAATGAGATCGACAGGAACTCGGACGTTGTGCGGGAGAGGGATGTGGTGAAGCAGGAGGTGTATCACCCCAGACAGGACTCATTCCGAGGACAGACAGACCAATATCGTCACGCCAAACAGAACTCGTTCCATTCTCTACACGAGAAACAAGAGCAGGATGCCTACCACTCCATGCATGACCTGTACCCGCCCCCACCCATGGTGCATGACGCGTCCCCTGACTCTCATCACCTCTCTCCGCCCGACAACCACCACTCGACTTCCCGTGACTCCCAGCATCCTCTGCATGAGCAGCCTCCGCCCCGACCTGAACCTCCCCGCGTTGCGATACACGATTCTCACCCTGATCCCCTCCACCCCAGCCTTCTGGACTGCCATCATGCCTCTATGCAGGAACCACAGTGCACGGATTATGACACGCCAccaccatgcccccctccccctcctgagTCTGCATTTGAAAAACCATTCCAGCCCACTCACGCACATGCTGCCACCACCAACATTCTTCCAAGTAGCATCCCTCGGGAAAAGGTCTCCAAAGTTAGCAGTGGAACCTGGCCCAAGATACGGGAGCCCACAGATTTTGCTGAGAAACAGTACGTCAACATTTACATGAGTGACAGACGGAAACTGCCTCCCAAAAGGCCAGGTATTATCGGTCACTTTTCTCCGCAGGAGTATAAGCGTGGTGGTCCACCTACGCCGCCATCAAGAAACTCCTCCGGTTCCTTTATGGCGAAATATATGCATGCTCACCAGTCGTCCGACTCCTCAAACGCAACGTTGACCCCTCCCACCAGCCCAAACACTTCTTCAGCGACCGTTTCTCCCCGCCAGACGCCGCCCCAGTCTACAGTGAAGAAAGTGCTTCCTGAAGCTATCCCCTCAGTACCAAGTAGAGACCACGTGCCAACCAGTCACTATCCCTCGGCGTCCTTCGACGGAAGTGTGGATTATTCAATTGTTTCTGTAAGAGATGATTCTGTGGAGTCATTGTCGTCAAGACAACGTCAGAGGCCAAAGTCTGCTCCCTCTCAGCGCCAAGAGCTGACGTATTACGTTGATCCTGCTGGACAGACCTTCAAAAGGACCGTTGACGTGTCCCCACAGGGGCATCCTCGCAACCTGGAAGCTGTGCTTTCCCCACGCGTTTCCCTGTCAACAAAGACAATCAACCCCAGGGTACCAACCGACATCACAAGATACTTGAACGCAAGCTCACAACAGATACCGGCTTCTGCCGCCTCCACGGCTGTCGTACGGATCCGACCGACTGTCCCTGTCTACATCGCCAGCAGCCGTCCCTCCACGGCCAGCCAGCCGAGGCACCCTCCTCCCGAGTACCAGAAACAGTACAGCTATCCCATGGACGAGCGGCGCGCCTCCCACAGTCCCGTATCACGCCGGGACTTCCACCCATCCCACGAGCCTTCTCCCAGCTACGACATCGCCATTACACACAGCAGAATCCATGGCAGACTTCCCCCCGAGAGGCACAGCTTTGAATCCTTCCATGACCCCTCGGCTGGCATCTACACGTCTCCACCTGATCACCATTCAATGGGAAGCCGGGAGTTTGCCGGCAGTAACTCCAGCACAAACACGTTTCCTGCCACCAAGGCCAGCAGGATCAGCTTCCCCTCCAACTCCAGGACCATCAGCAACACAAGATACCGGGTGTCAAAGACATCTTTAGAAACTG GCACCTCGTCTGGTCGCAGCAGTCCCATCATGACCCCTCCAGCCACTCCCACAATCCCTGGGGAGCCCACCCGTGGTTCCCTCAGCTCCATCAAGGGGTCCAGTCAGAGTATCACACAAACACGCAGGAACAG GTCGGACGAGCCTAGGTATGTCACCATTGAGAAGGGCTCGGAGCAGCTTGGAATCTCCATCAAGAGTGGGCCCTACGGAGGCATCTttgtgtcaaaggtcatggaGGGGAGCATCGCCCAGCAGGCTGGGCTAGAATATGGAGACCGAATGCTGGAG TACAATGGAATCAACTTACGTAACGCTACTGAGGAGCAGGCTGCCCTGGTCCTGAGTCAGTCAGAACCTGGGGACAAGATTACCATGCTGGTGCAGTATGACCCTAAAA AATATGAAGGAAAAGTTTCATCTAGCACAACCAG cCTCCCCTCAGCCAGTGGGCGGTCCACTCCTATTGGCACTCCTGCCAGCACCCGCACCAACTCCCCCATCCCCAGCCGGTCGCTGCAGGAGTTCCCGCAGGCCGACATGTCTGGTAGGATGACCACCCCCAGGGCCAGGAGTCTCAG ccCTGTCATCCCAGAAGAGACAATCACAACCCCGCCCAGCGAGCCCAGGTTCGTCTTCCTCAAGAAAACTTCCCCTGACCTCGGCATCAGTCTGGTGGGTGGAAACGCGGTGGGGATCTTCGTGTCAGAGGTCAAGCCCAACAGCCCGGCTAGCGGGCCGTCTGGGCTCTTCCCAGCTGACCAAGTCCTCGAG TTTAATGGCGTAAACTTGCGCCAGGCGACTGCTGAGCAGGCCACCATGGAACTGATGAAGCCTGCAGAAAAGGTGACCATCCTGGCACAGTACAACCTTGCAA AATTCAAGAAGATAAAGAACTTGCCAGGAGACGCATTCTATATCAG AGTCTTGTTTGACCGTCTAGCTGAGAACGACGGAGAGCTGACCATGCGCAAggatgacattctttttgtggAGAACACCATGCCCCAGGGCATGATGGGACTATGGAAAGCATGGGCCATCGATGAAGAGGGTAACAAGATAGAATGTGGGCTGATCCCCAGCAAGACTGC CCTGGAGCAAGAGCTTGCTCGCAAGAAGAGCATGTCAGAGATTGCTGGAGAAGAGGAACTGAAGAGTGCGTCTGCACGCCGCAACTCCGCCACGGCTCGCCGCAGTTTCTTCCGCCGGAAGAAGCACCAGAGGAACAACTCGAAGGATAGCAGGGAGCTGGGGTCGCTGTCGGACTCCGTCAGCAGCGAATCGATCCCAATCCAAGAAG CCTACGGAAGTCCTTCTCATGAAAGCCTTCCTTGCAAATGGCTCAGGAGCATTCTGGGTAGTCGTGGGGACATTCCCTCGGCATCCCTGGTTACTGATGAAGACTCCT ATGGAAGCCTTGCATCATACCAGAGAGTAGAGAGGCTTGACT ATCATGTGCCGCGGCCTTTGGTCCTACTGGGCCCCGTATGGGAGGCTGTGGCAGACAAGCTGGTACTGGACAACACGGACAGGTTCACCAAGTGTGTGCCAG AGGTCATGAAAGTATCGCCCCAGTCCATGGAGAAGGGTCTAACCGACAACATCTTTGTGGACTTCCGGCGCCGTGGCAGCTCCTTTGAATGCACTACAGCTGCAGCAGTGAAGGAGATCTGCGAAAGG AGTCGTCACTCTATCCTAGACATAGACATACTGGCCATCGAGCGGCTGCACCGCCTCCAGCTATATCCCATAGTACTCTTCATGAAGTGGAAGGGTGCCAAGCAGATAAG GGAGACCAAGGACCCCAGATTCCTGAGGGAGAAGTTGACTAATAAGCAGGCCCGGGAGATGTTTGAGGAAGGGCAGAGGCTGGAGCAGGACTTCAGCAGATATTTCACTG CCAATATTGCCGGGGGCTCCCTGACATCCATGTGTGAACAAATCAGGATCATCGTGGATCAAGAGCAGAACAAGACTCTGTGGATCCCGTCAGGATCTCTCTAA
- the LOC136448843 gene encoding disks large homolog 5-like isoform X6, with translation MEDKHKELLQLHRAKFVECVKVDRLWETLQGAGVLTPTDISGIQSSAQDDGGKVDKLLDLLLEKGSSAFQSLCVALEKTYPHLLTVMFLGSNQGTPTAGSSQSNVSTCTETDSEAEDSSKQLGRSGRYQPVMSGGSKGSKHNTMGSHPSQSDEITLLSLQLQKMQGERDNLRRKIKVYESGSKPLSSHDYERINAQCSEAMAELDSLKRQHVNTVERCDQAIKEADYHRNLENKLMHEQTELRHEMEVLKQHEMEAVSDRNRYLQELNELKRIREEEQQEMEDLRNQQRQVIRESGSSEILNQMYDTAVNKLDDLRKDYDTLRRRYADLMAKYSTSISRLEKAEEDNRRLKAEKEAFQDERNAAINERNCLKQQCTAAIRGYDKALRERDQALEANKQLQQQLDEAKNEVSQAMTMRLNVTKDLARVTEERNAAVQEYQLVMSERDTVHREIEQLQEKLNNTEKMLKETSQNKRATLDEIESLRRDVDNAHHERDQAVRERSDLLDRCYSEAFNKEKTQKELDEARNRFEMMKQERDIARQERSEALDHRDQILLEFHEAQQKKEALSTECDQVSKELELMKKRVEALESDYREALSEADIAKRRRDWAFQERDKIVSERESIRTLCDKLRRERDRAVSDLAEAMRDSDEYKKQRNDTVREVKELRERLESMLEKEARMKQLMAHHSRDSAIDADSQEWEMETVEFKRDRSDMDMSELGFDIGVGSEDVHSPNDSPIIVTKVNKGSVVDGRLRENDRLLQVNDVPLTNADRSTALQAVRNCGRVINMVVKRRRLSSGKLLQPVHLNLTGGKDIGMSFDSGIFISNIVPGGVAAKEGLSVGDRIINVSQINGASVENKSVTEVSRLIQDSGDNIVLHVMKSSISQAPSLLNSSCTSSGHTISDSERRESPRPAFESIPSAEELSPVKSSEDSPRPSLVAGVNEIDRNSDVVRERDVVKQEVYHPRQDSFRGQTDQYRHAKQNSFHSLHEKQEQDAYHSMHDLYPPPPMVHDASPDSHHLSPPDNHHSTSRDSQHPLHEQPPPRPEPPRVAIHDSHPDPLHPSLLDCHHASMQEPQCTDYDTPPPCPPPPPESAFEKPFQPTHAHAATTNILPSSIPREKVSKVSSGTWPKIREPTDFAEKQYVNIYMSDRRKLPPKRPGIIGHFSPQEYKRGGPPTPPSRNSSGSFMAKYMHAHQSSDSSNATLTPPTSPNTSSATVSPRQTPPQSTVKKVLPEAIPSVPSRDHVPTSHYPSASFDGSVDYSIVSVRDDSVESLSSRQRQRPKSAPSQRQELTYYVDPAGQTFKRTVDVSPQGHPRNLEAVLSPRVSLSTKTINPRVPTDITRYLNASSQQIPASAASTAVVRIRPTVPVYIASSRPSTASQPRHPPPEYQKQYSYPMDERRASHSPVSRRDFHPSHEPSPSYDIAITHSRIHGRLPPERHSFESFHDPSAGIYTSPPDHHSMGSREFAGSNSSTNTFPATKASRISFPSNSRTISNTRYRVSKTSLETGTSSGRSSPIMTPPATPTIPGEPTRGSLSSIKGSSQSITQTRRNRSDEPRYVTIEKGSEQLGISIKSGPYGGIFVSKVMEGSIAQQAGLEYGDRMLEYNGINLRNATEEQAALVLSQSEPGDKITMLVQYDPKKYEGKVSSSTTSLPSASGRSTPIGTPASTRTNSPIPSRSLQEFPQADMSGRMTTPRARSLSPPSYSVALERPHSYPIKERAFAFLKRTSPVQGTGLYIRQL, from the exons GTTCCTCTCAGTCCAATGTGTCGACCTGCACTGAGACTGACTCCGAGGCAGAGGATTCGTCAAAACAACTGG GTCGCAGCGGAAGATACCAACCCGTGATGTCAGGGGGATCCAAAGGGTCCAAGCACAACACCATGGGGAGCCACCCCTCCCAGAGCGATGAGATCACCCTGCTCAGCCTGCAGCTTCAGAAGATGCAGGGCGAGCGGGACAATCTCCGCCGGAAGATCAAAGTGTACGAGAGCGGCTCTAAACCGCTGAGTAGCCATGACTACGAGCGCATCAATGCACAATGCTCGGAGGCCATGGCTGAGCTGGATTCCCTGAAGCGACAGCATGTGAATACGGTAGAGAGGTGTGACCAGGCGATCAAGGAGGCAGACTATCACAGGAACCTGGAAAACAAACTCATGCACGAGCAGACGGAGTTAAGACACGAAATGGAGGTACTGAAGCAGCACGAGATGGAAGCGGTCTCCGACAGGAACCGCTATCTTCAGGAACTGAACGAGTTGAAGCGTATCCGAGAGGAAGAGCAACAGGAGATGGAGGACTTGCGCAACCAGCAGAGGCAGGTCATACGGGAAAGTGGCTCCTCAGAGATCCTGAACCAAATGTACGACACTGCCGTGAACAAACTGGACGATTTAAGGAAAGACTACGACACCTTGAGAAGACGCTATGCAGACTTGATGGCTAAATACAGTACCTCCATCAGTCGTCTTGAAAAGGCCGAGGAGGACAATCGCAGGCTAAAGGCAGAGAAAGAAGCATTCCAAGACGAGAGGAACGCGGCCATTAACGAAAGAAACTGCCTAAAACAGCAATGTACGGCTGCCATCCGTGGCTACGACAAGGCTTTACGGGAACGAGACCAAGCGCTGGAGGCAAACAAGCAGCTTCAGCAGCAGCTGGACGAGGCTAAAAATGAGGTGAGTCAGGCCATGACCATGAGACTTAATGTGACAAAAGACCTGGCCAGGGTGACAGAGGAGAGAAATGCGGCCGTGCAGGAGTACCAACTGGTGATGAGCGAAAGAGACACGGTGCACAGGGAAATAGAACAACTCCAGGAAAAACTGAACAACACCGAGAAGATGCTGAAGGAGACAAGTCAGAACAAGAGAGCTACCCTCGACGAGATCGAGAGCTTGAGACGGGACGTGGATAATGCCCATCACGAGCGTGACCAAGCAGTGAGGGAAAGAAGTGATCTACTCGATCGCTGCTACAGCGAGGCCTTCAACAAAGAGAAGACCCAGAAGGAGCTAGACGAGGCTCGGAACCGCTTCGAGATGATGAAACAGGAGAGGGACATCGCCCGCCAAGAGCGATCCGAAGCCCTCGACCACAGGGACCAGATTCTGTTGGAGTTCCACGAGGCTCAGCAGAAAAAGGAAGCCCTCTCCACGGAGTGCGATCAAGTCAGCAAAGAGTTAGAACTGATGAAGAAGAGGGTCGAAGCACTCGAGAGCGACTATCGAGAAGCTCTGAGCGAGGCTGACATCGCCAAACGCAGGAGAGACTGGGCCTTCCAGGAAAGGGACAAGATTGTTTCGGAGAGGGAGAGTATTCGGACTCTGTGTGATAAATTAAGACGAGAGAGAGACCGTGCTGTCAGTGACCTCGCCGAGGCCATGAGGGACTCAGACGAGTACAAAAAACAACGCAATGATACGGTTCGAGAGGTCAAAGAACTGAG GGAGCGGTTGGAGAGTATGCTTGAGAAGGAGGCTCGCATGAAGCAGCTGATGGCTCATCACAGCAGGGACTCCGCCATCGATGCAGACAGCCAGGAGTGGGAGATGGAGACTGTGGAGTTCAAGAGAGACAGG aGTGACATGGACATGTCAGAGCTGGGGTTTGACATCGGAGTTGGCAGCGAAGATGTCCACAGTCCTAACGACTCCCCCATCATTGTCACCAAGGTCAACAAGGGCAGTGTGGTGGATGGTAGACTCAG AGAAAATGACCGCTTGTTGCAAGTAAACGATGTGCCACTGACCAATGCAGACCGCAGCACGGCCCTGCAGGCTGTCCGGAACTGTGGCCGGGTCATCAATATG GTTGTTAAGAGAAGACGTCTGTCAAGTGGAAAATTGTTGCAGCCAGTTCACCTCAACCTCACAGGTGGAAAAG ACATTGGCATGAGTTTTGATTCAGGGATCTTCATCAGTAACATTGTACCTGGTGGAGTGGCGGCGAAGGAGGGCCTGTCTGTGGGGGACAGGATCATCAATGTGAGTCAG ATCAATGGTGCTTCAGTGGAGAACAAGTCTGTTACGGAGGTGAGTCGCCTTATCCAGGACAGCGGGGACAACATCGTTCTCCATGTCATGAAGAGTAGCATCTCCCAGGCTCCGTCCTTACTCAACAGCAGCTGCACCTCCAGTGGACACACCATTTCCGACAGCGAGAGGCGGGAATCCCCGCGACCCGCCTTTGAGTCGATACCCTCTGCCGAGGAGCTCAGTCCTGTGAAGAGTTCCGAGGACAGCCCGCGACCCTCCCTCGTCGCAGGCGTGAATGAGATCGACAGGAACTCGGACGTTGTGCGGGAGAGGGATGTGGTGAAGCAGGAGGTGTATCACCCCAGACAGGACTCATTCCGAGGACAGACAGACCAATATCGTCACGCCAAACAGAACTCGTTCCATTCTCTACACGAGAAACAAGAGCAGGATGCCTACCACTCCATGCATGACCTGTACCCGCCCCCACCCATGGTGCATGACGCGTCCCCTGACTCTCATCACCTCTCTCCGCCCGACAACCACCACTCGACTTCCCGTGACTCCCAGCATCCTCTGCATGAGCAGCCTCCGCCCCGACCTGAACCTCCCCGCGTTGCGATACACGATTCTCACCCTGATCCCCTCCACCCCAGCCTTCTGGACTGCCATCATGCCTCTATGCAGGAACCACAGTGCACGGATTATGACACGCCAccaccatgcccccctccccctcctgagTCTGCATTTGAAAAACCATTCCAGCCCACTCACGCACATGCTGCCACCACCAACATTCTTCCAAGTAGCATCCCTCGGGAAAAGGTCTCCAAAGTTAGCAGTGGAACCTGGCCCAAGATACGGGAGCCCACAGATTTTGCTGAGAAACAGTACGTCAACATTTACATGAGTGACAGACGGAAACTGCCTCCCAAAAGGCCAGGTATTATCGGTCACTTTTCTCCGCAGGAGTATAAGCGTGGTGGTCCACCTACGCCGCCATCAAGAAACTCCTCCGGTTCCTTTATGGCGAAATATATGCATGCTCACCAGTCGTCCGACTCCTCAAACGCAACGTTGACCCCTCCCACCAGCCCAAACACTTCTTCAGCGACCGTTTCTCCCCGCCAGACGCCGCCCCAGTCTACAGTGAAGAAAGTGCTTCCTGAAGCTATCCCCTCAGTACCAAGTAGAGACCACGTGCCAACCAGTCACTATCCCTCGGCGTCCTTCGACGGAAGTGTGGATTATTCAATTGTTTCTGTAAGAGATGATTCTGTGGAGTCATTGTCGTCAAGACAACGTCAGAGGCCAAAGTCTGCTCCCTCTCAGCGCCAAGAGCTGACGTATTACGTTGATCCTGCTGGACAGACCTTCAAAAGGACCGTTGACGTGTCCCCACAGGGGCATCCTCGCAACCTGGAAGCTGTGCTTTCCCCACGCGTTTCCCTGTCAACAAAGACAATCAACCCCAGGGTACCAACCGACATCACAAGATACTTGAACGCAAGCTCACAACAGATACCGGCTTCTGCCGCCTCCACGGCTGTCGTACGGATCCGACCGACTGTCCCTGTCTACATCGCCAGCAGCCGTCCCTCCACGGCCAGCCAGCCGAGGCACCCTCCTCCCGAGTACCAGAAACAGTACAGCTATCCCATGGACGAGCGGCGCGCCTCCCACAGTCCCGTATCACGCCGGGACTTCCACCCATCCCACGAGCCTTCTCCCAGCTACGACATCGCCATTACACACAGCAGAATCCATGGCAGACTTCCCCCCGAGAGGCACAGCTTTGAATCCTTCCATGACCCCTCGGCTGGCATCTACACGTCTCCACCTGATCACCATTCAATGGGAAGCCGGGAGTTTGCCGGCAGTAACTCCAGCACAAACACGTTTCCTGCCACCAAGGCCAGCAGGATCAGCTTCCCCTCCAACTCCAGGACCATCAGCAACACAAGATACCGGGTGTCAAAGACATCTTTAGAAACTG GCACCTCGTCTGGTCGCAGCAGTCCCATCATGACCCCTCCAGCCACTCCCACAATCCCTGGGGAGCCCACCCGTGGTTCCCTCAGCTCCATCAAGGGGTCCAGTCAGAGTATCACACAAACACGCAGGAACAG GTCGGACGAGCCTAGGTATGTCACCATTGAGAAGGGCTCGGAGCAGCTTGGAATCTCCATCAAGAGTGGGCCCTACGGAGGCATCTttgtgtcaaaggtcatggaGGGGAGCATCGCCCAGCAGGCTGGGCTAGAATATGGAGACCGAATGCTGGAG TACAATGGAATCAACTTACGTAACGCTACTGAGGAGCAGGCTGCCCTGGTCCTGAGTCAGTCAGAACCTGGGGACAAGATTACCATGCTGGTGCAGTATGACCCTAAAA AATATGAAGGAAAAGTTTCATCTAGCACAACCAG cCTCCCCTCAGCCAGTGGGCGGTCCACTCCTATTGGCACTCCTGCCAGCACCCGCACCAACTCCCCCATCCCCAGCCGGTCGCTGCAGGAGTTCCCGCAGGCCGACATGTCTGGTAGGATGACCACCCCCAGGGCCAGGAGTCTCAG CCCTCCCTCCTACAGTGTTGCACTAGAAAGGCCCCACAGCTATCCCATCAAGGAAAGGGCCTTCGCTTTCCTCAAACGAACATCGCCTGTTCAAGGAACTGGCCTCTACATCAGGCAGTTGTAA